The Rhizobium etli 8C-3 genome has a segment encoding these proteins:
- a CDS encoding ABC transporter ATP-binding protein: MVSTAFLTMSGVDYSMGTRKILSGIDLALEHGRVYGLIGPNGSGKSTLMKIIARQIVPVAGTVSVEGRAATKWGGRAFARNIAYMPQFAPPTDGMTVRELVSLGRFPWHGTLGRFGKIDRELVEDAISRTDLEAFADALVANMSGGERQRAWIAMMLAQNARCLLLDEPTSALDLAHQASVLSLIQSLSRERALSVVIVLHDINLAARYCDEIIALNHGRITAKGSPGTIMQADLLKTIFGIGMGVFSHPARGEPVSYLL, translated from the coding sequence ATGGTGTCCACAGCCTTTCTGACGATGTCGGGCGTCGACTATTCGATGGGCACGAGGAAAATCCTTTCGGGCATCGACCTTGCACTGGAGCACGGACGTGTTTACGGGCTGATCGGGCCAAATGGTTCCGGCAAGAGTACGCTCATGAAAATCATCGCGCGTCAGATTGTGCCGGTTGCCGGAACGGTCTCCGTCGAGGGCAGGGCGGCGACGAAATGGGGCGGCCGCGCCTTCGCGCGCAACATCGCCTATATGCCGCAATTTGCGCCTCCCACCGATGGAATGACGGTCCGCGAGCTCGTGTCTCTCGGTCGCTTTCCGTGGCATGGCACGCTTGGCCGGTTCGGGAAGATCGATCGCGAGCTCGTCGAGGACGCCATCTCGCGAACGGATCTTGAGGCGTTCGCCGACGCACTGGTGGCAAATATGTCGGGCGGTGAACGCCAGCGTGCCTGGATCGCCATGATGCTGGCGCAGAATGCCCGTTGCCTGCTGCTGGACGAGCCAACCTCTGCGCTCGATCTTGCACATCAGGCATCCGTGCTTTCGCTCATCCAGTCGCTGAGCCGCGAGCGTGCACTGAGCGTGGTGATCGTGCTGCACGATATCAACCTCGCTGCGCGCTACTGTGACGAGATCATTGCGCTCAATCATGGCCGCATCACTGCCAAGGGAAGCCCAGGCACGATCATGCAGGCCGACCTGCTGAAGACCATCTTCGGGATCGGCATGGGTGTTTTTTCGCATCCTGCACGCGGCGAACCCGTCAGCTATCTGCTGTGA
- the cydX gene encoding cytochrome bd-I oxidase subunit CydX, with protein sequence MWYFAWMLGLPLAAAFAVLNAMWYELVDDEARKKKQ encoded by the coding sequence ATGTGGTACTTCGCATGGATGCTCGGGCTGCCGCTGGCGGCCGCCTTCGCCGTCCTCAACGCCATGTGGTACGAACTGGTCGACGACGAAGCCAGGAAGAAGAAGCAATGA
- the cydB gene encoding cytochrome d ubiquinol oxidase subunit II: MVLHELVDYGTLRMIWWLLLGILLIGFAATDGFDLGVGALLPFVAKTDTERRVAINTIGPVWEGNQVWLILGGGSIFAAWPALYAVSFSGFYLAMFAILLALILRPVGFKYRSKRESARWRNNWDWALFIGGFVPSLIFGVAVGNVLRGVPFRFADDMRIFYEGSFFGLLNPYALLCGLLSVSMFVLHGASWLVLKASGPVAERARNYGSVAALCVIVLFALGGLFLALGIDGYRITSAISPGGPSNPLLKTAQHDGSWLANYSTYPWLLIAPVLGLLGAALSFAAMRARREVSTLLFSKLSIFGIIATVGVSMFPFILPSSLDPRSSLTVWDASSSHMTLFIMLVVSLIFLPIVAAYTAWVYKVLWGKVDEKSVTDKNGHAY, translated from the coding sequence ATGGTCCTTCATGAACTCGTCGACTACGGAACCCTACGGATGATCTGGTGGCTGCTGCTCGGCATATTGCTGATCGGCTTTGCGGCAACCGACGGCTTCGATCTGGGTGTCGGTGCGTTGTTGCCCTTCGTGGCCAAGACCGACACGGAACGCCGCGTCGCGATCAACACGATCGGCCCGGTCTGGGAAGGCAATCAGGTCTGGCTGATCCTTGGCGGCGGCTCCATCTTCGCCGCGTGGCCGGCGCTCTATGCCGTTTCCTTCTCGGGCTTTTATCTCGCCATGTTTGCGATCCTGCTTGCGCTCATCTTGCGCCCGGTCGGCTTCAAGTACCGTTCGAAGCGGGAAAGTGCACGCTGGCGCAACAACTGGGACTGGGCGCTGTTCATCGGCGGCTTCGTGCCGTCGCTAATCTTCGGCGTTGCCGTCGGCAATGTATTGCGGGGAGTGCCCTTCCGTTTTGCCGACGACATGCGCATTTTTTACGAAGGCTCATTCTTCGGCCTTCTCAATCCATATGCGCTGCTTTGCGGCCTGCTCTCGGTCTCCATGTTCGTCCTGCACGGCGCATCCTGGCTGGTGCTGAAGGCGAGCGGTCCCGTTGCCGAGCGCGCCAGAAACTATGGAAGCGTTGCTGCCCTATGCGTTATCGTACTCTTTGCCCTTGGCGGCCTTTTCCTGGCGCTCGGCATCGATGGCTATCGCATCACCAGCGCCATCAGCCCCGGCGGTCCGTCAAATCCGCTCTTGAAAACGGCGCAGCATGACGGTTCGTGGCTTGCAAACTACAGCACCTATCCGTGGCTGCTGATTGCTCCGGTACTCGGCCTGCTGGGTGCGGCACTTTCGTTTGCTGCAATGCGGGCGAGGCGCGAGGTCTCGACCCTGCTTTTCAGCAAGCTCTCGATCTTCGGCATCATAGCAACGGTCGGCGTCTCGATGTTTCCCTTTATTCTGCCCTCCTCGCTCGATCCGCGATCAAGCCTGACAGTCTGGGATGCTTCCTCGAGCCACATGACGCTTTTCATCATGCTCGTCGTCTCGCTGATATTTCTGCCGATCGTCGCCGCTTACACCGCCTGGGTCTACAAAGTGCTGTGGGGCAAAGTCGACGAAAAGTCGGTTACCGACAAGAACGGACACGCCTACTGA
- a CDS encoding TerC family protein, translated as MEIFTAAGLTALLQVIAIDLVLAGDNAVIIGLAAAGLPVAQRKKAILVGILAATVLRILFASVTVQLLSIVGLLLAGGLLLLWVCWKMWRELRSQHANGGEIGLDGEASTGPKKTFMQAATQIVVADVSMSLDNVLAVAGAAREHPTVLVLGLALSIAMMGVAANIIARLLNRHRWIAYVGLLIILYVALDMIHRGVLEVWPHL; from the coding sequence ATGGAAATCTTTACTGCTGCGGGCCTGACTGCACTCCTGCAGGTCATCGCGATCGATCTTGTTCTTGCCGGCGACAACGCCGTCATCATTGGTCTTGCTGCCGCCGGCCTGCCGGTCGCTCAGCGTAAGAAGGCCATTCTGGTCGGCATTCTTGCCGCCACCGTTCTGCGCATTCTTTTTGCATCCGTGACGGTTCAGCTCTTGAGCATCGTCGGTTTGCTGCTTGCCGGGGGCCTGCTCCTGCTCTGGGTCTGCTGGAAGATGTGGCGCGAGCTTCGCTCCCAGCATGCAAACGGCGGGGAGATCGGTCTGGACGGCGAAGCCTCCACCGGACCCAAGAAGACCTTCATGCAAGCTGCAACCCAGATCGTCGTCGCCGACGTTTCGATGTCGCTCGACAACGTGCTGGCGGTTGCCGGTGCCGCACGCGAGCACCCGACCGTGCTTGTGCTGGGCCTTGCGCTCTCGATCGCCATGATGGGTGTCGCGGCGAACATCATCGCCCGCCTGCTCAACCGCCATCGCTGGATCGCCTATGTCGGCCTGCTGATCATCCTTTACGTCGCCCTCGACATGATTCATCGTGGCGTCCTGGAAGTGTGGCCGCATCTCTAG
- a CDS encoding ABC transporter substrate-binding protein, producing MAHFTRRHFMALTAALATPALVRAGEARRVATLDWALLETLLAIGANVVAAPELRQFGHIVVKPEVPASVADLGLRGTPNFEVLRFARPDLIFSSNFYAWADARMRLIAPVENHAVYKPREDPYDLAQQTTLSIGERLELGAARQLTEELAGKLQRFRAVFAKGDGRPVIPINLGDARHYRVFGSDSMFGAVLKRTGLTNAWQGATSYSAVAPVGIETLASMPDAWIVVIPPHPKDALATLEMSAFWNALPAVSEKRVIILGSINPYGALPAAMRFADLLAEALSSAWNG from the coding sequence ATGGCGCATTTTACCCGCAGGCATTTCATGGCGCTGACAGCTGCGCTCGCAACCCCGGCTCTCGTCAGGGCAGGCGAAGCGCGACGGGTCGCCACGCTCGACTGGGCACTGCTCGAGACGCTTCTTGCAATCGGCGCAAATGTGGTTGCCGCACCCGAGCTGCGGCAATTCGGCCATATCGTCGTTAAACCCGAGGTCCCGGCATCAGTCGCCGACCTTGGACTGCGCGGCACACCGAATTTCGAGGTGCTTCGCTTCGCCAGGCCCGACCTGATCTTCAGCTCGAATTTCTATGCCTGGGCAGATGCACGCATGCGTCTGATCGCCCCGGTCGAGAACCACGCGGTCTACAAGCCGCGCGAAGATCCATACGATCTTGCGCAACAGACGACGCTTTCAATCGGCGAGCGCCTTGAACTTGGGGCGGCAAGACAGCTTACGGAAGAGCTGGCCGGGAAACTTCAACGCTTTCGCGCCGTCTTTGCCAAAGGCGACGGACGTCCCGTCATCCCCATCAACCTTGGCGATGCACGGCACTACCGTGTCTTCGGCTCCGACAGCATGTTTGGTGCTGTCTTGAAACGCACAGGACTGACAAATGCCTGGCAGGGCGCGACCAGCTATTCGGCCGTGGCGCCGGTCGGGATCGAAACGCTCGCGTCGATGCCAGATGCCTGGATTGTTGTGATCCCACCGCACCCGAAGGACGCCCTGGCGACACTCGAGATGAGCGCTTTTTGGAACGCGCTTCCCGCGGTTTCTGAAAAACGGGTGATCATTCTCGGCTCCATCAACCCCTATGGCGCATTGCCGGCGGCGATGCGTTTTGCCGATCTACTGGCAGAGGCGCTTTCCAGTGCCTGGAACGGTTAA
- the fhuB gene encoding Fe(3+)-hydroxamate ABC transporter permease FhuB, which yields MSFFLTGLCLVVFALLVLLRPKLSGEAAALDAVLLWQSMMPRAALSLIAGAALGLSGLLLQRVLRNPIADASTLGVAAGAELALTIVASASPLLLGISRELAAFAGGLGAVAIVLALGWRRGLDPVTVALSGMIVTLIASALSVTIILARGEYAMSIFIWGAGSLSQQDWNGVISLAPRLLLGFAAGLLLLRPLRVLSLDDAGARSLGLALHSARFGVVALAVWLSASVTAQVGVIGFIGLAAPAIARLAGARTTGQMMMAAPLTGAALLFLTDCITQLLGPGFTDLAPAGAATALFGGPLLLYLLPRVHCFPTEAPQPLLAFRRLGKPSAGLLVLLIALAGVIALALTSAPAGDGWHVASGALFFDLLPFRLPRTTAAGGAGAILAAAGFIMQRLTGNPIASPEVLGVSAGGGAGLTVALFIFGFPSPIVMLSAMSLGALVAFLVIIGIAARARFSPERLLLAGVAIGAFSMAIVTMVLAQGDMRSYILLTWLSGSTNRAGPFEAWTALTALAGLAAPLPLLGRWLAILPLGGSAARALGLSARMSRLVLAMIAALMTAIASFLVGPLSLTGLMAPHLARLMGFQKPAHQLAASILIGAVILIFADWLSRVVIYPYQVPVGLFAALIGGPYLVWLLTRKAARA from the coding sequence ATGAGCTTCTTTCTGACAGGGCTTTGCCTCGTCGTCTTCGCGCTGCTTGTCCTGCTGCGCCCGAAGCTCTCAGGGGAGGCAGCTGCGCTCGACGCGGTCCTGCTCTGGCAAAGCATGATGCCGCGTGCCGCGCTTTCGCTGATTGCCGGTGCGGCTCTTGGGCTTTCCGGTTTGCTGCTGCAAAGGGTCTTGCGCAATCCGATCGCTGACGCCTCGACGCTCGGGGTCGCAGCCGGCGCCGAGCTGGCGCTGACGATCGTGGCGAGCGCTTCGCCGCTGCTGCTCGGTATTTCGCGCGAGCTTGCAGCCTTTGCAGGAGGGCTTGGTGCCGTGGCCATCGTGCTTGCCTTGGGCTGGCGGCGAGGGCTAGATCCGGTTACCGTCGCGCTGTCGGGCATGATCGTCACCCTGATCGCCTCGGCACTCAGCGTCACAATCATCCTTGCGCGCGGCGAATACGCGATGTCGATCTTCATCTGGGGAGCCGGCTCGCTCAGCCAGCAGGATTGGAACGGCGTGATTTCGCTCGCCCCGCGGCTTCTGCTCGGTTTTGCAGCCGGCCTGTTGCTGCTTCGGCCGCTTCGCGTTCTCTCGCTGGATGATGCCGGGGCAAGAAGCCTCGGTCTGGCGCTGCATTCGGCCCGTTTTGGCGTAGTGGCACTTGCCGTTTGGCTATCGGCTTCGGTCACGGCGCAGGTGGGCGTCATCGGTTTCATCGGGCTCGCTGCACCTGCGATCGCCCGTCTTGCCGGTGCGCGAACGACCGGCCAGATGATGATGGCCGCGCCCCTGACGGGCGCAGCTTTGCTTTTCCTGACGGACTGCATCACGCAACTGCTCGGACCGGGTTTTACTGACCTGGCGCCAGCAGGTGCGGCAACAGCTCTCTTCGGCGGACCGCTGCTCTTGTACCTTTTGCCGCGCGTCCACTGCTTCCCGACCGAAGCTCCTCAGCCTCTGCTTGCCTTTCGGCGCCTCGGCAAGCCTTCCGCCGGCTTGCTTGTGCTGTTGATCGCTCTTGCGGGCGTCATTGCGCTCGCATTGACGTCGGCTCCCGCCGGCGACGGATGGCACGTCGCAAGCGGCGCGCTCTTCTTCGATCTCCTGCCGTTTCGCCTGCCGCGCACCACAGCGGCGGGCGGAGCCGGAGCGATACTGGCGGCTGCAGGTTTCATCATGCAGCGCCTGACCGGCAATCCGATTGCCAGTCCGGAGGTGTTAGGCGTGAGCGCCGGCGGCGGAGCAGGTCTCACCGTTGCACTCTTCATCTTCGGTTTTCCGTCGCCGATTGTCATGCTGAGCGCGATGTCGCTCGGCGCCCTTGTGGCATTTCTTGTCATCATCGGGATTGCTGCGCGCGCGCGATTTTCGCCGGAGCGTTTGCTGCTCGCCGGTGTCGCCATCGGCGCCTTTTCGATGGCCATCGTAACGATGGTCCTCGCGCAAGGCGACATGCGCAGCTACATCCTTCTCACGTGGCTTTCGGGCTCGACAAACCGGGCAGGGCCGTTCGAGGCATGGACAGCTTTGACCGCATTGGCGGGTCTGGCAGCGCCGCTACCCCTCCTGGGCCGATGGTTGGCCATCTTGCCGCTCGGTGGCTCGGCTGCGCGCGCCCTCGGCTTGTCGGCCAGGATGAGCCGTCTGGTGCTGGCAATGATTGCAGCACTGATGACGGCAATCGCCTCCTTTCTCGTTGGTCCACTGAGTCTGACGGGTCTTATGGCTCCGCATCTTGCGAGATTGATGGGCTTCCAGAAACCGGCGCATCAGCTTGCCGCAAGCATCCTCATCGGTGCTGTCATTTTGATCTTCGCCGATTGGCTTTCGCGCGTCGTCATCTATCCCTATCAGGTTCCCGTAGGGCTCTTTGCCGCTCTGATTGGCGGTCCATATCTGGTTTGGCTGCTCACCCGGAAGGCGGCGCGTGCGTAG